One region of Scophthalmus maximus strain ysfricsl-2021 chromosome 15, ASM2237912v1, whole genome shotgun sequence genomic DNA includes:
- the nubpl gene encoding iron-sulfur protein NUBPL isoform X3, with protein sequence MARGLPKQKPIAGVKQVVVVASGKGGVGKSTTAVNLALGLMANDPSKSVGLLDADVYGPSIPKLMNLKGNPELSDNNLMIPLTNYGVPCMSMGFLVEDVAPIVWRGLMVMSAIEKMLRQVDWGSLDYLVVDMPPGTGDVQLSITQNVPIAGAVIVSTPQDIALLDARRGAEMFKKVHVPVLGLVQNMSVFRCPNCDHQTHIFGSEGARQLADTLGVGLLGDVPLHLNIRETSDRGQPVVVSSPHSPEAEAYRKVASAVVQRLQEVHP encoded by the exons ATGGCCAGAGGTCTTCCCAAACAGAAGCCCATCGCTGGGGTCAAGCAGGTCGTCGTTGTGGCGTCGGGGAAAGGCGGCGTGGGCAAGTCCACCACTGCCG TGAACTTGGCTCTCGGGTTAATGGCCAACGATCCG tCGAAGTCCGTCGGCCTGTTGGACGCCGACGTCTACGGCCCGTCGATTCCCAAACTGATGAACCTGAAGGGAAACCCGGAGCTCAGCGACA aCAATCTGATGATCCCGCTCACCAACTACGGAGTTCCCtg catGTCCATGGGCTTCCTTGTGGAGGACGTGGCTCCCATCGTGTGGCGAGGGCTGATGGTGATGTCGGCCATCGAGAAGATGCTCAGACAG gtggACTGGGGGTCATTGGACTACCTGGTCGTGGACATGCCTCCCGGGACCGGAGACGTCCAGCTGTCAATTACCCAGAACGTCCCCATCGCAG GAGCTGTGATTGTGTCGACGCCGCAGGACATCGCTCTGCTGGACGCTCGCAGAGGAGCCGAGATGTTCAAGAAAGTCCACGTGCcg GTTCTGGGTCTGGTTCAGAACATGAGCGTGTTCCGTTGTCCCAACTGTGACCACCAGACTCACATCTTCGGCTCCGAAGGCGCCCGGCAGCTCGCCGACACTCTGGGCGTCGGCCTGTTAG GCGACGTTCCTCTTCACCTGAACATCAGAGAGACGTCGGACAGAGGACAACCGGTGGTCGTCTCCTCTCCACACAGCCCAGAG GCGGAGGCGTACAGGAAGGTGGCGTCTGCTGTCGTCCAACGACTACAGGAAGTCCACCCTTGA
- the nubpl gene encoding iron-sulfur protein NUBPL isoform X2, translated as MSQIIHERLVAVVDCEKSTGTETHHGPAAACLQLVRCQRSADTKTLQERQKQQMARGLPKQKPIAGVKQVVVVASGKGGVGKSTTAVNLALGLMANDPSKSVGLLDADVYGPSIPKLMNLKGNPELSDNNLMIPLTNYGVPCMSMGFLVEDVAPIVWRGLMVMSAIEKMLRQVDWGSLDYLVVDMPPGTGDVQLSITQNVPIAGAVIVSTPQDIALLDARRGAEMFKKVHVPVLGLVQNMSVFRCPNCDHQTHIFGSEGARQLADTLGVGLLGDVPLHLNIRETSDRGQPVVVSSPHSPEAEAYRKVASAVVQRLQEVHP; from the exons ATGTCACAAATCATTCATGAGCGgttggtcgctgtggtggactgtgaaaaatccacag GGACAGAAACGCACCACGGACCGGCGGCTGCGTGTCTGCAGCTCGTCCGCTGTCAG aGGTCAGCGGACACTAAGACGTTGCAGGAGAGGCAGAAGCAGCAGATGGCCAGAGGTCTTCCCAAACAGAAGCCCATCGCTGGGGTCAAGCAGGTCGTCGTTGTGGCGTCGGGGAAAGGCGGCGTGGGCAAGTCCACCACTGCCG TGAACTTGGCTCTCGGGTTAATGGCCAACGATCCG tCGAAGTCCGTCGGCCTGTTGGACGCCGACGTCTACGGCCCGTCGATTCCCAAACTGATGAACCTGAAGGGAAACCCGGAGCTCAGCGACA aCAATCTGATGATCCCGCTCACCAACTACGGAGTTCCCtg catGTCCATGGGCTTCCTTGTGGAGGACGTGGCTCCCATCGTGTGGCGAGGGCTGATGGTGATGTCGGCCATCGAGAAGATGCTCAGACAG gtggACTGGGGGTCATTGGACTACCTGGTCGTGGACATGCCTCCCGGGACCGGAGACGTCCAGCTGTCAATTACCCAGAACGTCCCCATCGCAG GAGCTGTGATTGTGTCGACGCCGCAGGACATCGCTCTGCTGGACGCTCGCAGAGGAGCCGAGATGTTCAAGAAAGTCCACGTGCcg GTTCTGGGTCTGGTTCAGAACATGAGCGTGTTCCGTTGTCCCAACTGTGACCACCAGACTCACATCTTCGGCTCCGAAGGCGCCCGGCAGCTCGCCGACACTCTGGGCGTCGGCCTGTTAG GCGACGTTCCTCTTCACCTGAACATCAGAGAGACGTCGGACAGAGGACAACCGGTGGTCGTCTCCTCTCCACACAGCCCAGAG GCGGAGGCGTACAGGAAGGTGGCGTCTGCTGTCGTCCAACGACTACAGGAAGTCCACCCTTGA
- the nubpl gene encoding iron-sulfur protein NUBPL isoform X1 — MFLRNLRKLDAQQSVDPRRRRRGRSLKQSNMAPFTYSRLSYLLRTSVNNASVLRTGTETHHGPAAACLQLVRCQRSADTKTLQERQKQQMARGLPKQKPIAGVKQVVVVASGKGGVGKSTTAVNLALGLMANDPSKSVGLLDADVYGPSIPKLMNLKGNPELSDNNLMIPLTNYGVPCMSMGFLVEDVAPIVWRGLMVMSAIEKMLRQVDWGSLDYLVVDMPPGTGDVQLSITQNVPIAGAVIVSTPQDIALLDARRGAEMFKKVHVPVLGLVQNMSVFRCPNCDHQTHIFGSEGARQLADTLGVGLLGDVPLHLNIRETSDRGQPVVVSSPHSPEAEAYRKVASAVVQRLQEVHP, encoded by the exons ATGTTTCTGCGTAATTTGCGCAAACTTGATGCGCAGCAATCAGTCGATCCtcgtcggaggaggagggggaggagcctcaAACAGTCAAACATGGCGCCGTTCACCTACAGCAGACTCTCGTATTTACTGAGAACATCTGTGAATAACGCTTCTGTTTTACGAACAGGGACAGAAACGCACCACGGACCGGCGGCTGCGTGTCTGCAGCTCGTCCGCTGTCAG aGGTCAGCGGACACTAAGACGTTGCAGGAGAGGCAGAAGCAGCAGATGGCCAGAGGTCTTCCCAAACAGAAGCCCATCGCTGGGGTCAAGCAGGTCGTCGTTGTGGCGTCGGGGAAAGGCGGCGTGGGCAAGTCCACCACTGCCG TGAACTTGGCTCTCGGGTTAATGGCCAACGATCCG tCGAAGTCCGTCGGCCTGTTGGACGCCGACGTCTACGGCCCGTCGATTCCCAAACTGATGAACCTGAAGGGAAACCCGGAGCTCAGCGACA aCAATCTGATGATCCCGCTCACCAACTACGGAGTTCCCtg catGTCCATGGGCTTCCTTGTGGAGGACGTGGCTCCCATCGTGTGGCGAGGGCTGATGGTGATGTCGGCCATCGAGAAGATGCTCAGACAG gtggACTGGGGGTCATTGGACTACCTGGTCGTGGACATGCCTCCCGGGACCGGAGACGTCCAGCTGTCAATTACCCAGAACGTCCCCATCGCAG GAGCTGTGATTGTGTCGACGCCGCAGGACATCGCTCTGCTGGACGCTCGCAGAGGAGCCGAGATGTTCAAGAAAGTCCACGTGCcg GTTCTGGGTCTGGTTCAGAACATGAGCGTGTTCCGTTGTCCCAACTGTGACCACCAGACTCACATCTTCGGCTCCGAAGGCGCCCGGCAGCTCGCCGACACTCTGGGCGTCGGCCTGTTAG GCGACGTTCCTCTTCACCTGAACATCAGAGAGACGTCGGACAGAGGACAACCGGTGGTCGTCTCCTCTCCACACAGCCCAGAG GCGGAGGCGTACAGGAAGGTGGCGTCTGCTGTCGTCCAACGACTACAGGAAGTCCACCCTTGA